The Deltaproteobacteria bacterium genome includes a region encoding these proteins:
- a CDS encoding chemotaxis protein CheA codes for MAARRTRSPARSKAAREFVSEVEDLLERMRADLADLGDQRAGGGELEPELVNRLFRSAHTLKGVAGMFGFEGIGGLAHRLEDVLDDLRMGRLGPGAPALDLLDEAVAVLTVEVEAAGRGAARPEGGAELAGLLARIEAARAASPEAAGPDLPWLDPALLRSLTEYEEHRLRESLRRGRAIHLVEAGFELLAFEEGLATLSEAARAQGEVLSTLPAPGDQPEAQIRFSLLVASDHDLASFERRLDLPHATVRNLHPGNAGTASAPATTQSSAQGRRPARAAAEGGGARSEPQASEAHQDVPEAWQVHPKDGLEGRPSDASAETEDHDPHRPADDLESLKSISETVRVDIRKLDELMNLVGELVIQRGAIGALIDQLLLEPRAARLGRELAKVHKALDRKLQELQAGVLEVRMVPLRQVFEKLSRVVRRLRRDCGKDVRLEIRGGDTELDKLIVEELADPLMHVVRNAFDHAIEPAAERAAAGKPAEGTIRIEAHQRGSHVVIQVSDDGRGVDLEAVRARAVARGLVDADAALSAKETLDLIFLPGFSTRDAVTETSGRGVGMDVVRENVTSLGGLVHVESRRGHGTTISLTLPITLAIIQALVVGVGEQRFAIPLTSVLESLLVDDVEILRSEGRELLNLRGEPLPLRRLHAEFGLPAPAPGARQAVVVVGLGDVRAGLLVERLEGQQDAVIKPIQGPVRSVRGIAGATELGDRGTVLVVDVAALVEDAGRRREAA; via the coding sequence ATGGCGGCGCGCCGCACGCGATCGCCCGCGCGCAGCAAGGCGGCGCGCGAGTTCGTGTCGGAGGTCGAGGACCTCCTCGAGCGGATGCGCGCGGACCTCGCCGACCTCGGCGACCAGCGCGCCGGCGGCGGCGAGCTCGAGCCCGAGCTGGTGAACCGCCTGTTCCGCTCCGCCCATACGCTGAAGGGCGTCGCGGGCATGTTCGGCTTCGAGGGCATCGGCGGGCTCGCCCACCGCCTCGAGGACGTGCTCGACGACCTGCGCATGGGTCGCCTCGGCCCGGGCGCCCCGGCGCTCGACCTGCTCGACGAGGCGGTCGCGGTGCTCACGGTCGAGGTCGAGGCGGCCGGGCGCGGCGCCGCCCGGCCCGAGGGCGGCGCCGAGCTCGCGGGGCTCCTCGCGCGCATCGAGGCCGCGCGCGCGGCGAGCCCCGAGGCCGCCGGGCCGGATCTCCCGTGGCTCGACCCGGCCCTCCTGCGTTCGCTCACCGAGTACGAGGAGCACCGCCTGCGCGAGAGCCTGCGCCGCGGCCGCGCGATCCACCTGGTCGAGGCCGGCTTCGAGCTGCTCGCCTTCGAGGAGGGGCTCGCCACGCTCAGCGAGGCCGCCCGCGCCCAGGGCGAGGTCCTCTCCACGCTGCCCGCCCCGGGCGACCAGCCCGAGGCCCAGATCCGCTTCTCCCTGCTCGTCGCGAGCGACCACGACCTCGCGAGCTTCGAGCGCCGCCTCGACCTCCCGCACGCCACCGTCCGCAACCTCCATCCCGGCAACGCTGGAACTGCGTCCGCTCCAGCAACGACACAGAGCAGCGCGCAGGGGAGGCGCCCTGCACGCGCAGCCGCCGAAGGCGGCGGAGCGCGCAGCGAGCCGCAGGCGAGCGAAGCCCATCAGGACGTCCCCGAGGCTTGGCAAGTTCATCCGAAGGACGGCCTCGAAGGCCGTCCTTCGGATGCATCCGCGGAGACAGAGGACCACGACCCCCACCGCCCCGCCGACGACCTCGAGTCCCTGAAGTCGATCAGCGAGACCGTCCGCGTCGACATCCGCAAGCTCGACGAGCTGATGAACCTGGTCGGCGAGCTCGTGATCCAGCGCGGCGCGATCGGCGCGCTGATCGACCAGCTGCTGCTCGAGCCGCGCGCGGCGCGCCTCGGCCGCGAGCTCGCGAAGGTCCACAAGGCGCTCGACCGCAAGCTCCAGGAGCTCCAGGCCGGCGTGCTCGAGGTGCGCATGGTGCCGCTGCGCCAGGTGTTCGAGAAGCTCTCCCGGGTGGTGCGGCGCCTGCGCCGCGACTGCGGCAAGGACGTGCGGCTCGAGATCCGCGGCGGCGACACCGAGCTCGACAAGCTGATCGTCGAGGAGCTGGCCGACCCGCTCATGCACGTGGTGCGCAACGCCTTCGACCACGCGATCGAGCCGGCCGCGGAGCGGGCGGCGGCGGGCAAGCCGGCGGAGGGCACGATCCGCATCGAGGCGCACCAGCGCGGCAGCCACGTCGTGATCCAGGTCTCGGACGACGGGCGCGGCGTCGACCTCGAGGCCGTGCGCGCGCGGGCCGTCGCGCGCGGGCTCGTCGACGCCGACGCGGCGCTCAGCGCCAAGGAGACGCTCGACCTGATCTTCCTGCCCGGCTTCTCGACCCGCGACGCCGTCACCGAGACCAGCGGGCGAGGCGTCGGGATGGACGTGGTGCGCGAGAACGTGACGAGCCTTGGCGGGCTGGTCCACGTCGAGTCGCGGCGCGGGCACGGGACCACCATCTCGCTGACGTTGCCGATCACGCTCGCGATCATCCAGGCGCTGGTCGTGGGCGTCGGCGAGCAGCGCTTCGCGATCCCGCTCACCTCGGTCCTCGAGTCGCTGCTGGTCGACGACGTCGAGATCCTGCGCAGCGAGGGCCGCGAGCTCCTGAACCTGCGCGGCGAGCCGCTCCCGCTGCGGCGGTTGCACGCGGAGTTCGGGCTGCCCGCCCCGGCCCCGGGCGCCCGCCAGGCGGTGGTGGTCGTGGGCCTCGGCGACGTGCGGGCGGGCCTGCTCGTGGAGCGCCTCGAGGGCCAGCAGGACGCGGTCATCAAGCCGATCCAGGGCCCCGTGCGCAGCGTGCGCGGCATCGCCGGCGCCACCGAGCTCGGCGACCGCGGCACCGTGCTGGTCGTCGACGTGGCCGCCCTCGTCGAGGACGCCGGGCGCCGCCGGGAGGCCGCGTGA
- a CDS encoding response regulator, whose product MQHILIVEDSPTMRSLVVSALEELGRPIRVTEAASGFEALRALPRDHYDLIVTDINMPDINGLELVSFVRRNAAYRAIPLLIISTEGSERDRLRGLELGADAYLVKPFELDALRRTARELLAKAREE is encoded by the coding sequence GTGCAGCACATCCTGATCGTGGAAGACTCGCCGACCATGCGCTCGCTGGTCGTCTCCGCGCTCGAGGAGCTCGGCCGGCCGATCCGGGTCACCGAGGCGGCGAGCGGCTTCGAGGCGCTGCGTGCGCTGCCCCGCGACCACTACGACCTGATCGTCACCGACATCAACATGCCCGACATCAACGGCCTCGAGCTGGTGTCCTTCGTGCGGCGCAACGCGGCCTACCGGGCCATCCCGCTGCTGATCATCTCGACGGAGGGCTCCGAGCGCGATCGCCTGCGCGGCCTCGAGCTCGGCGCCGACGCCTACCTGGTGAAGCCGTTCGAGCTGGACGCGCTGCGCCGCACCGCACGGGAGCTGCTGGCGAAGGCGCGGGAGGAGTAG
- a CDS encoding DUF4388 domain-containing protein: MSLVGSLEDLGLGEILQIVSLSGKSGVLWIRSRHGEGHVVFSRGLIRGASVKGGPRDLHDLVAAAGVLPAKELQALEQAARVEGVAFEALLCARSSLDPRALDELRARHVEETVLRMFGWLAGDFSFEIREEPRGLDIAEELLLRTGINAQFLALEGTRVRDESGGGEGGVPEAGADDETSFADLAGGDDDGAPELVLTADDELETEAVPAGSDEDGAPIAVAAAAPWPAARPPAVVAPIEGELLDEAEEPPAEPARFDGASLEGPAELQITVLELLDGEVGQDELPAVLPRNGGAADDEPTLSAGLAAAVPGSGRRAPAFGAGPVPVVVVDRELVVLEWVKRALAPLPVRAHIFQRSEQAIARIRQYVARGELPLVLLTSGTPADPVSGARDWSEIAARLRAQVPNLPLVLLAAPDAAVAPANERAVPDAQAVRPDLTTLSDERARERRETLAAELRGALERAHGKAAPRAPADRSGLTGPGGAPHEEPADALRSLREVSARLRDPSSRGDVLRLLLEYAARSFERVAIFAVRDGEAFGVAQVGLPRAGGPDDVDLRRIHFPADEPAWFRKVLEARAALRAAPGDDGDRDLASRLGRAAPAEAYVAPIESGERIAAVLYADNLASRRPLGDTSALEVVLHEAGLALERAVLERALEQAEGERSTADPDPF, translated from the coding sequence ATGAGCCTGGTCGGAAGCCTGGAGGATCTCGGGCTCGGCGAGATCCTGCAGATCGTCAGCCTGTCGGGGAAGTCCGGCGTGCTGTGGATCCGGTCCCGGCACGGCGAGGGCCACGTCGTGTTCAGCCGCGGCCTGATCCGGGGCGCCTCCGTGAAGGGCGGCCCCCGGGACCTGCACGACCTGGTGGCGGCGGCCGGCGTCCTGCCCGCGAAGGAGCTCCAGGCCCTCGAGCAGGCCGCGCGCGTGGAGGGCGTGGCGTTCGAGGCGCTCCTGTGCGCGCGCTCCTCGCTCGACCCGCGCGCGCTCGACGAGCTGCGAGCCCGGCACGTCGAGGAGACCGTGCTGCGCATGTTCGGCTGGCTCGCGGGCGACTTCAGCTTCGAGATCCGCGAGGAGCCGCGCGGGCTCGACATCGCCGAGGAGCTCCTGCTCCGCACCGGGATCAACGCCCAGTTCCTGGCCCTCGAAGGCACCCGGGTGCGCGACGAGAGCGGAGGCGGGGAGGGCGGCGTCCCCGAGGCCGGCGCGGACGACGAGACCTCGTTCGCCGATCTGGCGGGCGGGGACGACGACGGCGCCCCCGAGCTCGTCCTGACCGCCGACGACGAGCTCGAGACCGAGGCCGTGCCCGCGGGCAGCGACGAGGACGGGGCGCCGATCGCGGTCGCCGCGGCCGCTCCTTGGCCTGCCGCGCGGCCGCCGGCCGTGGTGGCGCCGATCGAGGGCGAGCTGCTCGACGAGGCCGAGGAGCCTCCCGCCGAGCCCGCGCGCTTCGACGGGGCGAGCCTCGAGGGGCCGGCCGAGCTCCAGATCACCGTGCTCGAGCTGCTCGACGGCGAGGTGGGCCAGGACGAGCTGCCCGCGGTGCTGCCCCGGAACGGCGGGGCTGCCGACGACGAGCCGACCCTGAGCGCGGGCCTCGCGGCCGCAGTGCCGGGAAGCGGGCGTCGCGCACCCGCCTTCGGGGCCGGACCCGTGCCGGTCGTCGTCGTGGATCGCGAGCTCGTGGTCCTCGAGTGGGTGAAGCGGGCGCTCGCGCCGCTGCCGGTGCGCGCGCACATCTTCCAGCGCTCCGAGCAGGCGATCGCACGGATCCGCCAGTACGTCGCGCGCGGCGAGCTGCCGCTCGTGCTGCTGACCAGCGGCACGCCGGCCGATCCGGTGTCGGGCGCACGCGACTGGTCCGAGATCGCCGCGCGCCTGCGCGCGCAGGTCCCGAACCTGCCGCTCGTGCTGCTCGCCGCGCCGGACGCCGCCGTCGCGCCGGCCAACGAGCGGGCGGTCCCGGATGCGCAGGCGGTGCGCCCGGACCTGACCACCCTCTCCGACGAGCGCGCCCGCGAGCGCCGCGAGACGCTGGCCGCCGAGCTGCGCGGGGCGCTCGAGCGCGCGCACGGGAAGGCCGCGCCGCGCGCGCCCGCCGACCGCTCGGGCCTGACCGGGCCGGGCGGAGCCCCGCACGAGGAGCCCGCCGACGCGCTGCGCAGCCTGCGCGAGGTGAGCGCGCGGCTGCGCGATCCCTCCTCGCGCGGCGACGTCCTGCGGCTCCTCCTCGAGTACGCGGCGCGCAGCTTCGAGCGCGTGGCGATCTTCGCGGTGCGCGACGGGGAGGCCTTCGGCGTGGCCCAGGTGGGCCTGCCCCGCGCCGGCGGCCCCGACGACGTGGACCTGCGCCGCATCCACTTCCCGGCCGACGAGCCGGCCTGGTTCCGCAAGGTGCTCGAGGCGCGGGCCGCGCTGCGCGCGGCGCCGGGCGACGACGGCGACCGCGACCTCGCGAGCCGGCTCGGGCGGGCCGCGCCCGCCGAGGCCTACGTCGCGCCGATCGAGAGCGGCGAGCGCATCGCCGCGGTGCTCTACGCTGACAACCTCGCGTCGCGCCGGCCGCTCGGCGACACGAGCGCGCTCGAGGTGGTGCTCCACGAGGCCGGGCTCGCGCTCGAGCGCGCCGTGCTCGAGCGGGCGCTCGAGCAGGCCGAGGGCGAGCGCTCCACGGCCGATCCGGATCCCTTCTGA
- the nusB gene encoding transcription antitermination factor NusB — MSSARRSSRQAALQVLYAADLSGRGEGGPSPERVDAAFEAIGDHFELREGARAYAKELVTGVARHRAEIDALLAAHATHWRVERMPAVDRNLLRLAVYEMAWGGTPASVAIDEAIELARRFGSDRSSAFANGVLDAIGRTLAAQAPPAEEGS, encoded by the coding sequence GTGAGCAGCGCGCGGCGCAGCTCGCGCCAGGCGGCGCTCCAGGTGCTCTACGCCGCGGACCTCTCGGGCCGCGGCGAGGGGGGGCCCTCACCCGAGCGGGTCGACGCCGCCTTCGAGGCGATCGGCGACCACTTCGAGCTGCGCGAAGGCGCGCGCGCGTACGCGAAGGAGCTCGTGACCGGGGTGGCGCGGCACCGCGCGGAGATCGACGCGCTCCTGGCGGCGCACGCGACGCACTGGCGCGTCGAGCGCATGCCGGCCGTCGATCGCAACCTGCTGCGGCTCGCGGTCTACGAGATGGCCTGGGGCGGGACGCCGGCCTCGGTGGCGATCGACGAGGCGATCGAGCTCGCGCGCCGCTTCGGCAGCGACCGCTCGTCCGCCTTCGCGAACGGCGTGCTCGACGCGATCGGGCGGACGCTGGCGGCGCAGGCGCCGCCGGCGGAGGAGGGCTCGTGA
- the ribD gene encoding bifunctional diaminohydroxyphosphoribosylaminopyrimidine deaminase/5-amino-6-(5-phosphoribosylamino)uracil reductase RibD, whose amino-acid sequence MRLALGQARRALGRTFPNPAVGAVVFRGGRVLGRGATRPPGGPHAEIVALAQAARRHGAAALRGASLAVTLEPCAHQGRTGPCTEALVRAGIARVYLGHRDPVRHGAGGGVRALRRAGVAVREGVLEAACREQHRGFLSVVERGRPWVTLKLAASLDGRIATARGESRWITGPAARAWVHRLRARSDAILVGSATALADDPELSARRAGRVVRRPLRVLVDSRLRVPPRARLFREHAERTWVLCSAAAPARRRRALEACGARVLALRPGRAGRPSLHAALARLGAEGIGTLLVEGGGVLAAALLRAGLADDLAWLLAPRLLGAEGRPALGPLGVARLAAAPRLGDARVRRIGPDLLVEARIGPEEAR is encoded by the coding sequence ATGCGGCTCGCGCTCGGGCAGGCGCGACGGGCCCTCGGCCGCACCTTCCCGAACCCGGCCGTGGGAGCGGTGGTGTTCCGGGGCGGGCGCGTGCTCGGGCGCGGCGCCACCCGCCCGCCCGGCGGGCCGCACGCGGAGATCGTGGCGCTCGCCCAGGCGGCGCGCCGGCACGGAGCCGCCGCGCTGCGCGGCGCGTCGCTGGCCGTGACCCTCGAGCCCTGCGCGCACCAGGGGCGCACGGGGCCGTGCACGGAGGCGCTCGTGCGCGCGGGCATCGCGCGCGTGTACCTCGGGCATCGCGATCCCGTGCGCCACGGGGCGGGCGGCGGCGTGCGGGCGCTGCGGCGCGCGGGCGTGGCCGTGCGCGAAGGCGTGCTCGAGGCCGCGTGCCGCGAGCAGCACCGGGGCTTCCTGTCGGTCGTGGAGCGCGGGCGGCCCTGGGTGACGCTCAAGCTCGCGGCCTCGCTCGACGGGCGGATCGCGACCGCGCGCGGTGAGTCACGCTGGATCACGGGCCCCGCGGCCCGTGCCTGGGTCCACCGCCTGCGCGCGCGCAGCGACGCGATCCTGGTCGGCTCGGCGACCGCGCTCGCCGACGACCCCGAGCTCAGCGCCCGCCGCGCCGGCCGGGTGGTGCGCCGGCCGCTGCGGGTGCTCGTGGACTCGCGCCTGCGCGTGCCGCCGCGGGCGCGCCTGTTCCGCGAGCACGCCGAGCGCACCTGGGTGCTGTGCAGCGCCGCTGCCCCCGCGCGCCGGCGCCGCGCGCTCGAGGCCTGCGGCGCACGCGTGCTCGCGCTGCGCCCGGGCCGGGCCGGGCGGCCCTCGCTGCACGCCGCCCTCGCGCGGCTCGGCGCCGAGGGGATCGGCACGCTGCTCGTCGAGGGCGGGGGCGTGCTGGCCGCCGCGCTCCTGCGCGCCGGGCTCGCCGACGACCTCGCCTGGCTGCTGGCGCCCCGCCTGCTCGGGGCCGAGGGACGCCCGGCGCTCGGCCCGCTCGGCGTCGCGCGGCTCGCCGCGGCGCCTCGCCTCGGGGATGCGCGCGTGCGCAGGATCGGCCCCGATCTGCTCGTCGAAGCACGCATCGGACCGGAGGAGGCGCGATGA
- a CDS encoding serine hydroxymethyltransferase translates to MGRTAAVDETDPAIAQLLRSEARRQALGLELIASENFVSEAVLEAVGSVLTNKYAEGYPGRRYYGGCEVVDEVETLAIERAKELFGAEHANVQPHSGSQANEAVYRAVLEVGDTILAMNLDHGGHLTHGSPVNFSGKLYRIVPYGVRRDDERIDMEEVRRLAREHRPKLIQCGTTAYSRVLDFDAFRAIADEVGAVLFADIAHIAGLVAAGVHPSPIGKAQIVTTTTHKTLRGPRGGLILCDGAWARKIDSAVFPGGQGGPLLHVIAGKAVALREAARPEFRRYQQQIAANARALAEGVAARGFRVVAGGTDVHLFLLSLVGREVTGKQAQEALDRAGITANKNMVPYDPRKPAVTSGVRIGTPAVTTRGMKEAEMAQIAELLGRVLERPDDAARLASVRHEVEAFCRRFPLYPTRWSDTD, encoded by the coding sequence CTGGGTCGCACCGCCGCGGTCGACGAGACGGACCCGGCCATCGCGCAGCTCCTGCGCAGCGAGGCGCGGCGCCAGGCGCTCGGCCTCGAGCTGATCGCCTCCGAGAACTTCGTCTCCGAGGCCGTGCTCGAGGCGGTCGGCTCGGTGCTCACCAACAAGTACGCCGAGGGTTACCCCGGGCGCCGCTACTACGGCGGCTGCGAGGTGGTGGACGAGGTGGAGACCCTCGCGATCGAACGCGCCAAGGAGCTCTTCGGGGCCGAGCACGCCAACGTGCAGCCCCACTCGGGCTCGCAGGCCAACGAGGCCGTGTACCGGGCGGTGCTCGAGGTCGGCGACACGATCCTGGCCATGAACCTCGACCACGGCGGCCACCTGACCCACGGCTCGCCGGTGAACTTCTCGGGCAAGCTCTACCGGATCGTGCCCTACGGCGTGCGCCGCGACGACGAGCGCATCGACATGGAGGAGGTGCGCCGGCTCGCGCGCGAGCACCGCCCGAAGCTGATCCAGTGCGGGACCACCGCCTACTCGCGCGTCCTCGACTTCGACGCCTTCCGCGCGATCGCCGACGAGGTGGGCGCAGTCCTCTTTGCCGACATCGCGCACATCGCCGGCCTGGTGGCGGCCGGGGTCCATCCCTCGCCGATCGGCAAGGCCCAGATCGTCACCACCACCACGCACAAGACCCTGCGCGGGCCGCGCGGCGGCCTGATCCTCTGCGACGGGGCGTGGGCCCGGAAGATCGACTCGGCGGTCTTCCCGGGCGGGCAGGGCGGGCCGCTGCTGCACGTGATCGCCGGCAAGGCGGTGGCCCTGCGCGAGGCGGCGCGGCCCGAGTTCCGCCGCTACCAGCAGCAGATCGCCGCGAACGCCCGCGCGCTCGCGGAGGGCGTCGCCGCGCGTGGCTTCCGGGTCGTCGCGGGCGGCACCGACGTGCACCTCTTCCTGCTCTCGCTGGTCGGCCGCGAGGTCACCGGCAAGCAGGCCCAGGAGGCCCTCGACCGCGCCGGCATCACCGCCAACAAGAACATGGTGCCCTACGACCCCCGCAAGCCGGCCGTGACCTCCGGCGTGCGGATCGGGACGCCGGCGGTCACGACGCGCGGCATGAAGGAAGCGGAGATGGCGCAGATCGCCGAGCTCCTCGGGCGCGTGCTCGAGCGGCCCGACGACGCCGCGCGGCTCGCCTCCGTGCGCCACGAGGTCGAGGCCTTCTGCCGGCGCTTCCCGCTCTACCCCACGCGCTGGAGCGACACCGACTAG
- the fabF gene encoding beta-ketoacyl-ACP synthase II — MQARSGRRRVVVTGVGCVSPLGRDAASTWAAAAAGVSGVRPLTRFDTSDLPTRFAAECAPDLAPCGLATKEVRRLDRSARLVLVAAEEAIADAGLETNPDRDRTGVVIGTAIGGIVTLLDSYDAMLARGARRVSPFTVPMTLPNMPAGYVSMQHGLRGPIGCPVGACASGAQALGAAARLIERGDAELVVAGGTEAAVHPLVVAAFGAMRALSTRNEEPERASRPFDLDRDGFVLGEGAGVVVLEAAEHARARGARVRAEWLGYGEAADASHPASPAEDAGGARLAMERALGDAGLAPDEVDAINAHATSTPAGDRSETLAIRSVFGAHADRLPVSATKSVTGHLLGAAGAVEAILCVLALEAGLLPPTVNLERPDPECALDHVTPKARECELRAVLSNAFGFGGVSASLLLGRPL; from the coding sequence ATGCAAGCTCGGTCCGGGCGCCGTCGCGTCGTGGTGACGGGAGTGGGTTGCGTGTCGCCGCTCGGGCGGGACGCCGCCTCGACGTGGGCGGCTGCGGCGGCCGGTGTCAGCGGGGTGCGCCCGCTCACCCGCTTCGACACGAGCGACCTCCCGACCCGCTTCGCCGCCGAGTGCGCCCCCGACCTCGCCCCGTGCGGCCTGGCCACGAAGGAGGTGCGCCGCCTCGACCGCTCGGCGCGGCTCGTGCTGGTCGCCGCCGAGGAGGCGATCGCCGACGCCGGCCTCGAGACGAACCCCGATCGCGACCGGACCGGGGTCGTGATCGGGACCGCGATTGGCGGGATCGTGACGCTCCTCGACAGCTACGACGCGATGCTCGCGCGCGGCGCCCGGCGCGTCTCGCCCTTCACCGTGCCGATGACGCTCCCGAACATGCCGGCCGGCTACGTCTCGATGCAGCACGGCCTGCGCGGCCCGATCGGCTGCCCGGTCGGCGCCTGCGCCTCGGGCGCGCAGGCGCTCGGCGCCGCGGCGCGGCTGATCGAGCGCGGCGACGCCGAGCTGGTGGTGGCGGGCGGGACCGAGGCTGCCGTCCACCCGCTCGTGGTCGCGGCCTTCGGCGCGATGCGCGCCCTCTCGACCCGCAACGAGGAGCCGGAGCGGGCGAGCCGCCCCTTCGACCTCGATCGCGACGGCTTCGTGCTCGGCGAGGGCGCGGGGGTGGTGGTGCTCGAGGCCGCCGAGCACGCCCGGGCCCGCGGCGCCCGGGTGCGCGCCGAGTGGCTCGGCTACGGCGAGGCCGCCGACGCGAGCCACCCGGCGAGCCCCGCCGAGGACGCGGGCGGCGCCCGCCTCGCGATGGAGCGCGCGCTCGGCGACGCCGGGCTCGCGCCCGACGAGGTGGACGCGATCAACGCCCATGCCACCAGCACCCCGGCCGGCGACCGCAGCGAGACGCTGGCGATCCGCAGCGTCTTCGGCGCGCACGCCGATCGCCTCCCGGTGTCGGCGACCAAGTCCGTGACCGGCCACCTGCTCGGGGCGGCCGGCGCCGTCGAGGCGATCCTGTGCGTGCTGGCGCTCGAGGCGGGGCTCCTCCCGCCCACCGTGAACCTCGAGCGCCCGGACCCGGAGTGCGCGCTCGACCACGTAACGCCGAAGGCGCGCGAGTGCGAGCTGCGCGCCGTGCTCTCGAACGCGTTCGGATTCGGCGGCGTCAGCGCGAGCCTGCTGCTCGGCCGCCCGCTCTAG
- the acpP gene encoding acyl carrier protein: MGLEQRVAEIIAEQLGVSKEEVVPEASFIDDLGADSLDIVELVMAMEEEFDIEIPDDDAEKIQTIGDAIAYVRERAAAAG, from the coding sequence ATGGGTCTCGAACAGCGCGTGGCCGAGATCATCGCGGAGCAGCTCGGCGTCTCGAAGGAGGAGGTGGTGCCGGAGGCGTCCTTCATCGACGACCTGGGCGCCGACTCCCTCGACATCGTCGAGCTCGTGATGGCGATGGAGGAGGAGTTCGACATCGAGATCCCCGACGACGACGCGGAGAAGATCCAGACGATCGGGGACGCCATCGCCTACGTGCGGGAGCGCGCCGCCGCCGCTGGTTGA